GCCCCCCTGGGCAGGCGGCGCGCGCATCGCAGACCCGGGTGCGGGCGGCTGGACCGTGCAGGCCCCCTGCCCACTGCCCTTCAACGAGTCCGACCCCCTGCCCGCTCCCCTGGACCTGTCGGGCATCGCGGCCGTGAAGCGGGCTTTCGTCGACGCCGCGCGCCGCGCAGTGGACGCCGGATTCGAGATCATCGAGCTGCACGCGGCCCACGGCTACCTGATGCATCAATTCCTCTCGCCCCTCTCCAACGTGCGCGCGGACGCCTACGGCGGCAGCCTGGAGAACCGCATGCGCCTGGCTCTGGAGACGGCCCGGGCCATCCGCGAGGCCATCCCGGACTCCATGCCGCTGTTTACGCGCGTCTCGGCCACGGACTGGGTGGAGAACGGCTGGGATCTCGAACAGACGGTGGTCCTGTCCGGGAAGCTCCGGGAGGCGGGGGTGGACGTGGTGGACGTGAGCACCGGCGGGCTCGTGCCCTACGCGAAGATTCCCGTGGGGCCCGGGTTCCAGGTTCCCTTCGCCCGGGCCGTGCGCGAGCGCGCGGGCGTGCCCACCTGCGCCGTGGGGCTGATCACCGAAGCCGCCCAGGCCGAGGAGGTGCTGGCCTCGGACGCGGCGGACATCGTGCTCCTGGGCCGGGAGATGCTGCGCGAGCCCTACTGGGCCATCAAGGCCGCCCAGGCCCTGGGCGTGGAGCCGGACTGGCCCGTGCAGTACGGGTATGCGGTGAAGAGGCGGTAGCGGGGGCTCGCCCGCAACGCAGAAGGGCCGGCGCTTCCGCCGGCCCTTTCATTTGATCCGTCCCGCCGCGCTTACAGCACGCGCATGTGCACGGGCTCGGCCTTCACGTAGGGGAACTCCCGGATGCGGGCCAGGGCCTGGTCCACCTGGCTCTGGCTGGCCGTGTGGGTCATGAACACGATGGGCACGATGGATTCGTCGGATGCGTCGGGGTCCACCTTCTGCACCACCTGGTGGATGGAGACCCCCACGTCGCCCAGGGCCTGGGCGATGGAGGCCAGCACGCCGGGCTTGTCCTCCACGGTGAAGCGGAAGTAGCGCCGCCCGCAGGACTCCTCGGCGGGCAGGATGTCCGCCAGGGGCAGGGTCTTCTCGGGGAAGCCGGTGTTGTTGGGCGCGGCCCCGTCGCGCGCCAGGGCCATGATGTCGGCCAGCACCGCCGAGCCCGTGGGCAGGCCGCCCGCGCCCTGGCCGTAGAGCATCACCGCGCCCACGGCGTCGCCCACCACGCGCACGGCGTTGAAGGCCCCCTGCACCTGGGCCAGCAGGTAGCTCTTGGAGAGGAGCATGGGGTGCACCCCGGCCATGATCCGCCCGTCCACCATCTTGGCCTGGCCGATCAGCTTCACCTCGCAGCCGAACTCTTTGGCGTAGGCGATGTCCAGGGGCGTAACGGCCGTGATGCCCGTCACCGGGAGCTTCTCCAGCGGGAAATGCACGCCGTAGGCCAGGCGGATGAGCAGGGCCAGCTTGTGGGCCGCATCAAAGCCGCCCACGTCCAGGGTGGGGTCGGCTTCCGCGAAGCCCTTCTTCTGGGCCTTCTTGAGGGCCGTTCCGTAGGAGAGGCCCTTTTTGGTCATGCGCGAGAGGATGAAGTTGGACGTGCCGTTCAGGATGCCCGTGACGGCCTGGATGCGGTTGCCCGCAAGGGACTCCTTGAGGGTCTGCACGACGGGGATGCCACCGCAGACGCTGGCCTCGTAGTAGAGCCCCGCGCCCTTGGACGCAGCCAGGGCGAAAAGCTCGGCCCCGCGTTCGGCCAGCAGGTGCTTGTTGGCCGTGACCACGTGGCGGCCGTTCTCCAGGGACGCCCGGATGAGCTCGTGGGCCTTGCCCAGCCCGCCCATGAGCTCCACCACGATGTCCACGTCCGGCGCGTGGGCCAGCTCCAGCGGATCGGCCACCACGCGCGCCCCGGCGGGCAGGGGCACGGCGCGCTGCTTGGCCGGGTCGCGCACGGCCACGGCGGTGACGGCCACGGGGCGGCCCAGGCGGCGGGCCACCCAGTCCGCGCTCTGGGCCAGGATGGCGGCCAGGCCCTGTCCCACGGTGCCGAAGCCCGCGAGCCCCAGGCGCACGGGGGCGCTCACGCTCCCCCCGAGAGGGCCTTCTTGATGCCCCGCATGGCCTGGTTGATGCGGTGGCGGTTCTCCACGAGGGCGAAGCGCACGTGGTCGTCGCCGAAGTGTCCGAAGCCCAGGCCCGGGGAGACGGCCACGTGGGCCTCCTTGAGCAGGAACTTGGAGAAGTCCACGGAGCCCATGGCCTTGAACTCGTCGGGGATCTCGGCCCAGACGAACATGGTGGCCTTGGGGGGCGGCACGTGCCAGCCCGCGCGGGTGAGCCCTTCGATGAGGGCGTCGCGGCGGTCGCGGTGCACCTCGCAGATTTCGGAAACGCAGTCCTGGGGGCCGTTCAGGGCCACGGTGGCGGCGATCTGGATGGGCTGGAAGATGCCGTAGTCCAGGTAGCTCTTGATGCGCGTGAGGGCGTGCACCATGTCGCGGTTGCCGCAGCAGAAGCCCACGCGCCACCCGGCCATGGAATAGCTCTTGGTGAGCGAGAAGAATTCCACGCCCACGTCCTTGGCGCCCTTGGCCTGGAGGAAGCTGGGGGCCACGTAGCCGTCGTAGCAGAGGTCGGCGTAGGCCAGGTCGTGGATCACGAGCATGTTGTGCTCTTTGGCGAAGTCCACGATCTTCTCGAAGAAGGAGATGTCCACCACCTCGGTGGTGGGGTTCTGCGGGTAGTTGATGATCAGGAGCTTGGGCTGGGGCCAGGTCTGGCGCGTGGCGGTGAAGAGGTCCGCGAAGAAGTCGCGTCCCTTGCCGATGGGGATGCGGCGCACGTCGGCCCCGGCGATGATGGAGGCGTAGGGGTGGATGGGGTAGGCCGGATCGGTGGCGAAGACCACGTCGCCCGGCTGGAGCATCACCAGGGCCAGGTGGGCCAGGCCTTCCTTGGCGCCCATGGTGACCACCACCTCGGAATCCGCGTCCAGTTCGACCCCGAAGCGGCGCAGGTACCAGTTGGCTGCGGCGAGGCGCAGGCCGGGGATGCCGCGCGATGCGGAATAGCGGTGGTTGACGGCCTTCTGGGAGGCTTCCACGAGCTTGTCCACGATGTGCTTGGGGGT
This window of the Fundidesulfovibrio magnetotacticus genome carries:
- a CDS encoding NADH:flavin oxidoreductase/NADH oxidase, with protein sequence MAGHSSPPILFTPFTVRGVTLKNRIGVSPMCQYSSTDGLPTPWHMAHLGSRAAGGAGLVFVEATAVAPEGRISPGDMGLWSDAHARALAPVAEAVRLLGAVPAIQLAHAGRKASCLPPWAGGARIADPGAGGWTVQAPCPLPFNESDPLPAPLDLSGIAAVKRAFVDAARRAVDAGFEIIELHAAHGYLMHQFLSPLSNVRADAYGGSLENRMRLALETARAIREAIPDSMPLFTRVSATDWVENGWDLEQTVVLSGKLREAGVDVVDVSTGGLVPYAKIPVGPGFQVPFARAVRERAGVPTCAVGLITEAAQAEEVLASDAADIVLLGREMLREPYWAIKAAQALGVEPDWPVQYGYAVKRR
- a CDS encoding homoserine dehydrogenase, producing the protein MSAPVRLGLAGFGTVGQGLAAILAQSADWVARRLGRPVAVTAVAVRDPAKQRAVPLPAGARVVADPLELAHAPDVDIVVELMGGLGKAHELIRASLENGRHVVTANKHLLAERGAELFALAASKGAGLYYEASVCGGIPVVQTLKESLAGNRIQAVTGILNGTSNFILSRMTKKGLSYGTALKKAQKKGFAEADPTLDVGGFDAAHKLALLIRLAYGVHFPLEKLPVTGITAVTPLDIAYAKEFGCEVKLIGQAKMVDGRIMAGVHPMLLSKSYLLAQVQGAFNAVRVVGDAVGAVMLYGQGAGGLPTGSAVLADIMALARDGAAPNNTGFPEKTLPLADILPAEESCGRRYFRFTVEDKPGVLASIAQALGDVGVSIHQVVQKVDPDASDESIVPIVFMTHTASQSQVDQALARIREFPYVKAEPVHMRVL
- a CDS encoding aminotransferase class I/II-fold pyridoxal phosphate-dependent enzyme, which gives rise to MHKFARMERLPPYVFAVVNELKMQMRRQGVDIVDLGMGNPDLPTPKHIVDKLVEASQKAVNHRYSASRGIPGLRLAAANWYLRRFGVELDADSEVVVTMGAKEGLAHLALVMLQPGDVVFATDPAYPIHPYASIIAGADVRRIPIGKGRDFFADLFTATRQTWPQPKLLIINYPQNPTTEVVDISFFEKIVDFAKEHNMLVIHDLAYADLCYDGYVAPSFLQAKGAKDVGVEFFSLTKSYSMAGWRVGFCCGNRDMVHALTRIKSYLDYGIFQPIQIAATVALNGPQDCVSEICEVHRDRRDALIEGLTRAGWHVPPPKATMFVWAEIPDEFKAMGSVDFSKFLLKEAHVAVSPGLGFGHFGDDHVRFALVENRHRINQAMRGIKKALSGGA